In Phormidium yuhuli AB48, one genomic interval encodes:
- a CDS encoding adenylate/guanylate cyclase domain-containing protein, producing MTSPETARVLVVDDNEANRDLLRRRLKRQGYEAMVAEDGFRALELMAEHSFDLVLLDIMMPGMNGYQVLEKMKADADLRDIPVLVISALDDIESVVKCIELGAEDYLPKPFNPILLKARLGACLEKKRLRDQEKAYLEKLTIEQGKSERLLLSILPKPIAERLKQNPRTIADSFNDVTVLFADIVGFTKLWSRISPTELVELLNEIFSGFDKLAEKNGLEKIKTIGDAYMVVGGLPIPREDHAEAIAQMALDMQHRMAQFNRGDHEPFSIRIGINTGPVVAGVIGTNKFIYDLWGDTVNTASRMESHGIANTIQVTEATYERLKDSFEFERRGVIDVKGKGKMTTYLLLDRLPALP from the coding sequence ATGACATCGCCAGAAACTGCTAGAGTCTTAGTTGTTGATGATAATGAAGCTAATCGAGATCTACTCAGACGACGGTTAAAACGCCAAGGCTATGAGGCCATGGTTGCTGAAGATGGCTTTCGCGCTCTGGAGTTGATGGCGGAACATTCGTTTGATTTGGTGTTACTCGATATTATGATGCCGGGGATGAACGGCTATCAAGTTTTGGAAAAAATGAAGGCAGACGCCGACCTTCGTGATATTCCGGTTTTGGTGATTTCAGCCTTGGATGATATTGAAAGTGTTGTTAAATGTATTGAATTGGGGGCAGAAGACTATTTACCAAAGCCCTTTAATCCCATTTTGCTCAAAGCGCGGTTAGGAGCCTGTCTGGAAAAAAAGCGTCTAAGAGACCAAGAAAAGGCATACCTAGAAAAACTAACAATTGAGCAAGGAAAATCGGAACGACTTTTGTTAAGTATTTTACCCAAACCGATTGCAGAACGATTAAAGCAAAATCCCAGAACGATAGCGGATAGTTTTAATGATGTGACGGTTTTGTTTGCGGATATTGTTGGCTTTACCAAGTTATGGTCACGAATTTCTCCGACGGAGTTAGTGGAGTTACTCAATGAAATTTTTTCAGGGTTCGATAAATTAGCCGAAAAAAATGGGCTAGAAAAAATAAAAACCATTGGAGATGCCTATATGGTGGTGGGGGGGTTACCGATTCCTCGGGAGGATCATGCTGAGGCGATCGCCCAGATGGCCTTGGATATGCAGCACCGTATGGCTCAGTTTAATCGCGGTGACCATGAACCGTTTAGTATCCGCATTGGCATCAATACGGGGCCGGTGGTGGCGGGGGTGATTGGAACCAATAAGTTTATTTATGACCTCTGGGGGGACACGGTCAATACGGCCAGCCGTATGGAGTCCCATGGTATTGCCAACACCATACAGGTGACAGAAGCCACCTATGAACGCTTAAAGGATTCTTTTGAATTTGAGCGGCGAGGGGTGATTGATGTCAAAGGAAAGGGTAAGATGACCACATATTTACTGCTTGATCGCCTGCCTGCACTGCCATGA
- a CDS encoding anti-sigma factor family protein codes for MTLNDFDDQLRNRPSSYDAEWEEDLFVLMSCYLDGEVTPQERKQAEYLLACDLQAQKIYEQLSHISSGVQLMPVPESPVSSEETTAKVFARMRQQRQKRLAWGGSAIAALFVAAVAGLQPPLSFSNRQLARTPAPVSDEFGAPTPSEPVPTSDQQLSRDDITSRALFVE; via the coding sequence ATGACTCTCAACGATTTCGATGACCAACTTAGGAACCGACCCTCATCCTACGATGCAGAATGGGAGGAAGACCTATTCGTACTAATGAGCTGCTACCTTGATGGGGAAGTGACGCCACAGGAGCGTAAACAGGCTGAATACTTGTTGGCCTGCGATCTTCAAGCTCAGAAGATTTACGAACAGTTATCCCATATCAGTTCCGGGGTACAACTGATGCCGGTTCCCGAGAGTCCTGTGTCTAGCGAAGAAACCACCGCCAAAGTCTTCGCTCGGATGCGCCAGCAACGACAAAAACGTCTCGCTTGGGGAGGAAGTGCGATCGCGGCCCTCTTCGTCGCCGCCGTCGCCGGCCTTCAACCCCCACTCAGCTTCAGTAATCGTCAGCTAGCCCGAACCCCCGCCCCAGTCAGCGACGAGTTTGGCGCTCCAACCCCCTCAGAACCCGTCCCAACCTCCGATCAGCAACTCAGTCGAGATGACATCACCTCGCGGGCATTATTTGTTGAGTAA
- a CDS encoding exopolysaccharide biosynthesis protein, whose amino-acid sequence MSKKLSVELQGYFFSEERGDRVSLSDVVVIAGERAFGFLFVLLSIPSALPIPAPGYSIPFGVLIFWLSGQLVLGRKRPYLLKRWLSKDVPLKTVQGILRKGLPWLRRIEVLSRPRWSFICTRLEGRVVIGVALALMGISMMTPIPLTNTLPAIGVFVTGFGLFGDDGVITLGGLVICVMGLILTLSIIIFGYEAVSAVINMIRQ is encoded by the coding sequence GTGTCTAAAAAACTATCTGTTGAGCTTCAGGGCTATTTTTTTTCGGAAGAGCGCGGCGATCGCGTTAGCTTATCTGATGTGGTGGTCATTGCTGGGGAACGAGCGTTTGGGTTCCTCTTTGTTTTGCTCTCAATTCCTTCGGCATTACCGATTCCTGCACCAGGTTATTCGATTCCCTTTGGGGTTCTGATTTTTTGGCTTTCAGGTCAATTAGTTTTAGGGCGGAAACGCCCCTATCTTCTGAAAAGATGGCTGTCTAAAGATGTTCCACTCAAGACGGTTCAGGGGATTTTGCGCAAAGGACTGCCTTGGCTGCGACGCATTGAAGTGCTTTCTCGCCCCCGTTGGAGTTTTATTTGTACTCGTTTAGAAGGACGGGTCGTTATTGGGGTTGCCCTGGCGTTGATGGGGATATCGATGATGACGCCGATTCCTCTAACCAATACATTGCCAGCGATTGGTGTCTTTGTGACGGGGTTTGGCTTGTTTGGAGATGATGGGGTGATTACCTTAGGAGGATTAGTCATTTGTGTGATGGGACTAATCCTAACTCTGTCGATTATTATTTTCGGCTATGAAGCGGTGTCAGCGGTGATTAATATGATTCGGCAATAG
- a CDS encoding response regulator, which yields MAKILLVEDNEMNRDMLSRRLRRKGYEVLVATNGAEGVDLSVSETPDLILMDMGLPVMDGWEATRRIKGESKTQQIPIIALTAHAIAGDREKCLAAGCDDYDTKPVEFPRLLAKIQTFLS from the coding sequence ATGGCTAAAATTCTACTGGTTGAAGATAACGAAATGAACCGAGATATGCTCTCCCGTCGTCTGAGGCGTAAGGGCTATGAGGTGTTGGTGGCCACTAATGGTGCTGAAGGGGTTGATCTGTCAGTCAGCGAAACCCCGGACTTAATTCTCATGGATATGGGGCTACCGGTGATGGATGGCTGGGAGGCCACCCGTAGGATTAAAGGGGAGTCAAAAACTCAACAAATTCCGATTATCGCGCTGACGGCTCACGCCATCGCGGGCGATCGCGAGAAATGTCTGGCCGCCGGCTGTGATGATTATGATACAAAGCCAGTCGAATTTCCCCGCCTACTGGCAAAAATTCAAACCTTCTTATCCTAA
- a CDS encoding glycoside hydrolase family 10 protein — MTNSVVCTHQEMGRSLSSSWGWLMGLVSLILPSGVMAQESPAWVEPCLQELRQQYSLAVPGGGLNQPVTRGELSQLLHQIKTSSTPLGENLPRFTEHQGTEFYTVDPHRHVSRWQLWETLTEEFGYQAANPPRETLRRYYRDGILVQDDTALEAIAAAAERGLVVNPSGADWLYPYRLASRADVVASLCQVLALDQPEFMALVPGEFVAPIEVPELRGVWLTNVDSEVLFSSQALQESFERLHRLNFNTVYPVVWNWGYTLYPSEVAEPVIGRAVDPEPGLQERDMLAEAVEYGQELGLRVIPWFEFGFQAPSYSELARRNPEWLTQRADGTQTIMEGEHERVWLNPFHPEVQEFILDLVLEIVENYDVDGIQFDDHFGLPVEFGYDDYTVELYRREHDGEDPPEDFNDPDWVRWRADKITEFMGRTFEAVKAVNPQAVVSVSPNPQHFAYARYLQDWQRWQELGYMEELVLQVYRSDIEVFIGELNRPEVLAARREIPVAIAVLAGLRNRPTEMPLIEEKVRTIRNQGFAGMSFFFYQSLWDWSEESPAQREAGLAGFFREAIVAPDVMN; from the coding sequence ATGACGAATTCTGTTGTTTGTACTCATCAAGAAATGGGTCGTTCTCTGTCCTCGTCTTGGGGATGGCTGATGGGACTGGTGAGCCTGATTCTCCCCAGTGGGGTGATGGCCCAGGAGAGTCCTGCTTGGGTCGAACCCTGTTTGCAAGAACTGCGACAGCAGTATTCCCTAGCTGTTCCCGGTGGTGGACTGAATCAGCCCGTCACCCGGGGAGAGTTAAGCCAGCTCCTCCACCAAATTAAGACCTCCAGTACCCCTCTTGGGGAGAATTTACCTCGATTTACGGAACACCAGGGGACGGAGTTCTACACCGTCGACCCCCATCGCCACGTCTCCCGCTGGCAACTTTGGGAGACTTTGACGGAGGAGTTTGGTTATCAGGCGGCTAACCCCCCTCGGGAGACCCTGCGGCGTTATTATCGAGATGGCATTCTGGTTCAGGATGATACGGCGTTAGAGGCGATCGCAGCGGCGGCGGAACGGGGGTTAGTGGTGAATCCTTCGGGGGCCGATTGGCTGTATCCCTATCGTTTAGCCAGCCGGGCCGATGTGGTGGCGAGTCTCTGTCAAGTGCTGGCGTTGGATCAGCCTGAGTTTATGGCCTTAGTTCCTGGGGAGTTTGTGGCCCCGATTGAGGTTCCGGAATTGCGGGGGGTTTGGCTGACGAATGTGGACAGTGAGGTCTTATTTTCCTCTCAGGCTCTACAGGAGAGCTTTGAACGGCTCCATCGTCTCAATTTTAATACGGTGTATCCGGTGGTTTGGAATTGGGGCTATACCCTCTATCCCAGTGAGGTGGCTGAACCGGTCATTGGTCGCGCTGTGGACCCGGAACCGGGCTTGCAGGAGCGTGATATGTTGGCTGAGGCAGTGGAGTATGGTCAGGAGTTGGGGTTACGGGTGATTCCCTGGTTTGAGTTTGGGTTTCAGGCCCCGTCTTATTCTGAGTTGGCGCGACGAAATCCAGAGTGGTTAACCCAACGGGCCGACGGAACTCAGACGATTATGGAAGGGGAACATGAGCGGGTTTGGTTGAATCCCTTTCACCCGGAGGTTCAGGAGTTTATTCTCGATTTGGTGTTAGAAATTGTCGAGAATTATGATGTGGATGGGATTCAGTTTGATGACCATTTTGGCTTGCCGGTGGAGTTTGGTTATGATGACTATACAGTAGAGTTATATCGCCGCGAGCATGATGGGGAAGACCCGCCGGAGGATTTTAATGACCCGGATTGGGTGCGTTGGCGGGCGGACAAAATCACTGAGTTTATGGGGCGGACGTTTGAGGCGGTGAAGGCGGTTAACCCCCAGGCGGTGGTCTCGGTATCGCCGAATCCTCAGCATTTTGCCTATGCACGGTATTTACAGGATTGGCAGCGGTGGCAGGAGTTGGGGTATATGGAGGAGTTGGTGTTACAGGTGTATCGCAGTGATATTGAGGTGTTTATTGGTGAGTTGAACCGTCCTGAGGTGTTGGCGGCCCGTCGTGAAATTCCGGTGGCGATCGCGGTTTTGGCGGGGTTACGCAATCGTCCGACGGAAATGCCACTAATTGAGGAGAAGGTGCGGACGATTCGTAATCAGGGGTTTGCGGGAATGTCGTTTTTCTTCTATCAGAGTCTCTGGGA
- a CDS encoding response regulator translates to MNSILTFYGSRDEIDSLNSEAQMLFGYKNKALRGQPLSRLFPDWGQDRLPQQGRRADGTVFPCELELLEGEVASVLICRPLGANFGSNDERLLLARFVDDAPVAIAMFDRQMNYLRVTRRWLSEFQVQMPDIEGRSHYQVFPLFHQDPEALSRWQRRQQSCLAGNVETGDDEPVRQGQGGLEWYRWEMRPWKTGADEVGGVLLWMGNITHTKIVQDELYESKEAAEAANRSKSTFLANMSHELRTPLNAIIGYSEMLSEEAQDDGYEEIASDLEKIRGAGKHLLSLINDILDISKIEAGRMDLYIEAFDLNALMLEIEATATPLIEEKANTLILKGDPTLGNMYADLTKVRQVLFNLISNAAKFTQQGEITFEIRREVQDERSWIIFEVSDTGIGMTAEQLANIFTAFSQADASTTRKYGGTGLGLAIARHFCQMMGGDLQATSEPEVGSRFAVRLPAEPIDILEESFEHGMSQETQSEATGVILVIDDDPDTLDLISRRLIKDGFCVETATNGEIGLSKARELHPDAIILDILMEGMSGWNVLSELKADPTLVDIPTIVATILDDRNIGFTLGASDYLVKPVDNQQLTRLLAKYQGKLDGRASSRRRRILVVEDDDMNREMLRRTLEKFGCNVVEANNGRAALDAVAAEAPDLVLLDLMMPEMDGFGFLTEFRENPQWRSIPVVVVTAMELTAGDRQRLDGCVTHILEKGTATREELLYEVRERLFASLKRSPTESSGKWENG, encoded by the coding sequence ATGAACAGCATTTTGACGTTTTATGGAAGCCGAGACGAGATTGATAGTCTCAATAGCGAGGCTCAGATGCTGTTCGGGTATAAGAACAAGGCGTTGCGGGGTCAACCCCTGAGCCGGTTATTTCCCGATTGGGGTCAGGATCGCTTGCCCCAACAGGGACGGCGGGCTGATGGTACGGTGTTTCCCTGTGAGCTTGAGCTGTTGGAGGGAGAGGTGGCGTCTGTGCTGATTTGTCGGCCATTGGGGGCGAATTTTGGGTCTAATGATGAACGGCTGCTGCTGGCGAGATTTGTGGATGATGCGCCTGTGGCTATTGCTATGTTCGATCGCCAGATGAACTATTTGCGGGTCACCCGACGCTGGTTGAGTGAGTTTCAGGTTCAGATGCCTGATATTGAGGGGCGATCGCACTATCAGGTCTTTCCTCTCTTCCATCAAGATCCCGAGGCCCTCAGCCGTTGGCAACGTCGACAACAATCCTGTTTGGCGGGTAATGTCGAAACGGGGGATGATGAGCCAGTCCGTCAGGGTCAGGGGGGGTTAGAGTGGTATCGCTGGGAAATGCGACCCTGGAAAACAGGGGCTGATGAGGTTGGGGGGGTTCTGCTGTGGATGGGCAATATTACGCATACCAAGATAGTTCAGGATGAACTCTATGAGTCTAAGGAGGCGGCTGAAGCGGCGAATCGCTCCAAAAGTACGTTTTTGGCCAATATGAGTCATGAGCTGCGCACCCCCCTCAATGCGATTATCGGTTACAGTGAAATGCTCAGTGAAGAGGCTCAGGATGATGGCTATGAAGAAATTGCTTCGGATTTAGAGAAAATTCGCGGAGCGGGCAAACATTTGCTCTCGTTAATTAACGATATTTTGGATATTTCCAAGATTGAAGCTGGGCGCATGGATCTGTATATTGAGGCGTTTGATCTCAATGCCTTGATGTTGGAAATTGAGGCTACCGCTACGCCGTTGATTGAGGAAAAAGCCAATACTTTAATCCTCAAGGGCGACCCGACTTTGGGAAATATGTATGCAGATTTAACTAAAGTTCGTCAAGTTCTCTTCAACTTAATTAGTAATGCGGCTAAGTTTACCCAGCAGGGAGAGATTACGTTTGAGATCCGCCGAGAGGTGCAAGATGAGCGTTCCTGGATTATCTTTGAGGTGAGCGATACGGGAATTGGGATGACGGCTGAACAGTTGGCGAATATCTTTACGGCTTTTAGTCAGGCGGATGCGTCGACCACTCGTAAGTATGGGGGAACAGGGTTAGGCTTGGCGATCGCCCGCCATTTCTGTCAGATGATGGGGGGCGATTTACAAGCGACCAGTGAGCCGGAGGTGGGCTCACGTTTTGCAGTTCGCCTTCCTGCTGAGCCGATTGATATTCTGGAGGAGTCTTTTGAGCATGGGATGAGTCAGGAGACCCAATCTGAAGCGACTGGGGTTATCCTGGTGATTGATGATGATCCAGATACTCTCGATTTAATTTCACGACGCTTGATCAAAGACGGCTTTTGTGTGGAAACCGCCACAAATGGTGAAATTGGCTTGAGCAAAGCCCGTGAGTTACATCCTGATGCCATCATTTTGGACATTCTTATGGAAGGGATGAGTGGCTGGAATGTGTTATCGGAACTCAAGGCAGATCCAACATTGGTCGATATTCCCACGATTGTAGCCACGATTCTTGATGACCGCAATATTGGTTTTACGTTAGGGGCTTCTGACTATCTTGTTAAACCTGTTGACAACCAGCAATTGACACGACTGTTGGCAAAATATCAAGGAAAATTGGATGGCCGGGCTTCATCCCGCCGCCGTCGTATCTTAGTGGTTGAAGATGACGATATGAACCGAGAAATGCTGCGCCGAACGTTGGAGAAGTTCGGTTGTAATGTGGTGGAAGCCAACAATGGACGAGCCGCGTTGGATGCAGTGGCGGCCGAGGCCCCTGACTTGGTGTTGCTGGATTTGATGATGCCGGAAATGGATGGGTTTGGCTTCTTGACTGAGTTCCGCGAAAATCCTCAATGGCGCTCTATCCCTGTGGTGGTGGTGACGGCCATGGAGTTGACGGCTGGCGATCGCCAGCGTCTCGATGGCTGTGTTACCCATATTCTGGAAAAAGGGACGGCAACCCGAGAAGAATTGCTCTATGAAGTCCGAGAACGGTTATTTGCCAGTCTTAAGCGATCGCCTACAGAATCTTCAGGAAAATGGGAGAATGGGTAA
- a CDS encoding sensor histidine kinase has protein sequence MIDDANVQRLTQLTRLGVLGGCGFVALAWLLDLWANPLPEGFWLLQRHLENPVLWLIDTIPILSGLVAHRFGQQIARRDLEQQQQRQTLKNQSRALVDLARNQQFETGSVSATLKGIAQTAAQIVNVARVSIWQFDGDRLVCLEVYRRYNNSHGKGTSLATRDLPKYTLALESDRCLAISDVRADSRTLALAQAYFTPHEIVAVLCAPVRLGRKMVGVVCCEQAQLPRRWSVEERTFVASIGDFVALALQTGDRTSAEVARWESEERFRWLSEATFEGIIIHADDAILDTNQALGSLFGYSDTELLAMNPLELFAPDCRVAARDPLRSGSERTCELTGLRRDGSLFPVEIQGRSLPYYGNKVRVTAVRDISERKATELALRQSEARYRAISELASDYIYAAEVGEDGRLSVQWATQSFEQITGYSMDEIQDLGGWSGVIHPEDQGKARRFGADEVQDWHGMREYRIITKQGQTRWLRDYARPDGDWEEGQSLRLLGAVKDVTLAKQAEAELYRAKDAAEAANRSKSAFLANMSHELRTPLNAIIGYSEILQEEAAEEGNEDAVQDVQKIRTAGNYLLALINDILDISKIEAGKMELYLESFDIAALIEEVCITVEPLIGKHHNALTIKADDELGQMQADLTKVRQVLLNLLSNAAKFTEEGQITLEVHRETERIYFRVVDTGIGMSEAQVSQLFEPFTQADASTTRQYGGTGLGLTISRRYCQIMGGEITVESELGCGSTFTVELPLMVNRLEIAVKS, from the coding sequence ATGATTGATGATGCCAATGTCCAACGCTTGACGCAGCTAACACGACTCGGAGTCCTGGGGGGCTGCGGGTTTGTCGCGCTCGCCTGGCTTTTGGATCTGTGGGCTAACCCTTTGCCAGAGGGTTTCTGGCTGCTGCAACGTCATCTGGAAAACCCGGTGTTGTGGCTGATTGATACGATTCCGATTCTCAGTGGGTTAGTTGCGCATCGTTTTGGCCAACAAATTGCGCGGCGGGATTTGGAACAACAGCAGCAACGGCAAACGCTGAAAAATCAAAGCCGGGCCCTGGTTGATTTGGCTCGCAATCAACAATTTGAAACGGGCAGTGTTTCGGCAACGTTGAAAGGGATTGCTCAAACGGCTGCTCAGATTGTTAATGTGGCTCGGGTGAGCATTTGGCAGTTTGATGGCGATCGCCTGGTCTGTTTAGAGGTTTATCGACGCTATAACAATAGCCATGGTAAAGGTACGAGCCTTGCGACTCGTGATCTGCCTAAGTATACCCTGGCGCTGGAGAGCGATCGCTGTTTGGCCATCTCCGATGTGCGAGCGGACTCACGAACGCTGGCCCTGGCACAAGCCTACTTTACCCCACACGAAATTGTGGCCGTTCTCTGCGCCCCGGTGCGTCTGGGTCGCAAAATGGTGGGGGTCGTTTGTTGTGAACAGGCCCAATTGCCGCGACGTTGGAGCGTGGAAGAACGAACCTTTGTAGCTTCCATTGGTGACTTTGTGGCGTTAGCTCTACAAACGGGCGATCGCACGTCAGCGGAGGTGGCCCGCTGGGAAAGTGAAGAACGGTTCCGTTGGCTTTCGGAAGCTACTTTTGAGGGCATTATCATTCATGCTGATGATGCCATTCTCGATACCAATCAGGCCCTAGGAAGCCTATTTGGCTATTCCGATACAGAACTGCTGGCCATGAACCCTTTAGAACTGTTTGCCCCCGACTGTCGAGTTGCTGCCCGAGATCCCCTGCGCTCTGGGTCGGAAAGAACCTGTGAATTAACGGGATTACGGCGAGATGGGAGTCTGTTCCCGGTGGAAATTCAAGGCCGTTCCCTACCCTACTATGGCAATAAAGTTCGGGTGACGGCGGTACGGGATATTAGTGAACGTAAAGCCACAGAACTGGCCCTACGCCAGAGTGAAGCCCGCTATCGAGCTATTTCAGAACTGGCGTCGGACTATATTTATGCCGCTGAGGTGGGTGAGGATGGCCGTTTATCTGTGCAATGGGCCACCCAGTCTTTTGAACAGATTACCGGCTATAGCATGGACGAAATTCAGGACTTGGGAGGATGGTCTGGGGTGATTCATCCTGAAGACCAAGGGAAAGCCCGTCGCTTTGGCGCAGATGAAGTCCAAGATTGGCATGGGATGCGGGAATATCGCATTATCACTAAACAGGGTCAGACGCGCTGGCTGCGGGACTATGCACGTCCAGATGGAGACTGGGAGGAGGGTCAGTCCCTGCGGTTACTGGGGGCGGTGAAAGATGTGACCCTAGCTAAACAGGCGGAGGCAGAACTGTATCGGGCTAAGGATGCGGCGGAAGCGGCGAATCGGTCAAAAAGTGCGTTTTTGGCGAATATGAGTCATGAACTACGAACTCCCCTCAATGCCATTATTGGCTATAGCGAAATTTTGCAGGAAGAGGCCGCCGAGGAGGGCAATGAGGATGCCGTGCAAGATGTGCAAAAGATTCGCACGGCGGGAAATTATCTCTTGGCTCTGATTAACGATATCTTGGATATTTCTAAGATTGAAGCTGGGAAGATGGAGCTTTATCTGGAATCGTTTGATATCGCAGCCTTAATTGAGGAGGTCTGCATCACGGTTGAACCCTTGATAGGGAAACATCATAATGCCTTAACCATTAAGGCGGATGATGAATTGGGGCAAATGCAGGCGGATTTAACTAAAGTTCGACAAGTCCTGTTAAATTTGCTGAGCAATGCGGCTAAGTTTACCGAGGAGGGGCAGATTACCCTGGAGGTTCACCGAGAGACGGAGAGGATTTATTTCCGAGTGGTGGATACGGGAATTGGCATGAGTGAGGCACAGGTGAGTCAGTTGTTTGAACCCTTCACTCAGGCGGATGCGTCCACTACGCGCCAATACGGGGGAACGGGCCTGGGGTTAACGATTAGCCGTCGCTACTGCCAAATCATGGGCGGGGAGATTACAGTGGAGAGTGAGTTAGGGTGCGGGTCGACCTTTACGGTGGAGTTGCCCCTGATGGTGAATCGCTTGGAAATCGCTGTCAAGTCCTGA
- a CDS encoding sigma-70 family RNA polymerase sigma factor has translation MTHSISLSWSAVEATIPQTPVVPPAQLSNLELVRRCQLGARPDRAAFAELLRRHQSYVDKVLYHLAPDWQDRSDLAQEVWIRVYRNVRRLQDPVKFKGWLSRITTNLFYDELRKRKRVRPPLSLDATFKTDDGEREWEIATDDPGPDDALATDEFYHKLRLAIADLPEAFRTTIVLREIEGMAYEEIAEITGVSLGTVKSRIARARHRLQAELQTYIDT, from the coding sequence ATGACACATTCTATTTCATTATCCTGGTCTGCGGTTGAGGCGACCATTCCCCAAACACCCGTGGTTCCTCCGGCTCAACTTTCTAATTTAGAGTTAGTTCGTCGTTGCCAACTTGGCGCACGCCCAGATCGGGCCGCTTTCGCCGAGTTACTGCGCCGCCATCAGTCCTACGTAGACAAGGTTTTGTACCATCTGGCCCCCGACTGGCAAGATCGCTCAGACTTGGCGCAAGAGGTCTGGATTCGTGTCTATCGTAATGTGCGGCGACTCCAAGATCCAGTTAAATTTAAAGGCTGGCTCAGTCGCATCACCACAAACCTGTTTTACGACGAACTGCGTAAACGCAAGCGAGTCCGACCCCCTCTCTCCCTCGATGCTACCTTCAAAACTGATGATGGCGAACGAGAATGGGAAATTGCCACCGATGACCCCGGCCCGGATGATGCACTGGCCACCGATGAGTTCTATCATAAACTCAGGTTAGCGATCGCCGACCTGCCCGAAGCCTTCCGTACCACAATCGTTTTACGCGAGATTGAGGGAATGGCCTACGAAGAAATTGCCGAAATCACCGGCGTCTCCCTAGGAACCGTGAAATCCCGAATTGCTCGGGCCCGTCATCGCCTACAAGCCGAATTACAAACCTACATCGATACTTAG